The following DNA comes from Camelina sativa cultivar DH55 chromosome 14, Cs, whole genome shotgun sequence.
TCTGTTACGTCAAGAGGAGACTCCTTGGTATCTAGTAAGATAACATTCAAACCtttatttgctatttttttctgCCTGCAATTTTAACCTTTCCCTTGGTTATttactatctctctctctcaaatttaGGAAGATAATACGGGTCATCAGGTGAATGTACTGGGAGTTGAAGATGCCGTTGGATTTCATGGTATTTTTAATCGGTATCCATTTGATATGCCAGCAAGTGAACTCTTCGAAGGGGTTGTTTTACCCCAAGGCACAAAGGTTTCTTTTCGTATATTCATTGTATTGTTTTtctctgttatatatatataacacatctTTTTACTTGGATTGAAACAACAAGgtgattgtttttctttaggTACTTGAACATAATTGTCATGGGCGTGCTCTTAATATTGGTACTTACTTGACTTTTGTTGGCAAGGTATGGGAACCccatgtttcttttgtttgtttttttttttcacgggCTGTGCAAGTCAAGTTACATCTGATTTCGTgcctgtgtatatatatatggtaggctGTAAAAGACAAAGCTGGGAATCTCGTGATTCAAGGACCCAAGGGACGATCTCTTCGGGTCTTTAAAGGAGAGGGCTCATTTGAAAGTATGGTTGATAAACTGAAGTCAAAGTCAGAGTAAGAAACACTCATTTTATAGAATATACTTAGGTGATGAATCAGATTTGCTGAAAGAATAatattgtgttatttttttgcaGGGCTTGTATGATGATGGGGAAGATTTTTGGAATATATAAGAAAGAATTGCTAGAAGAGTTAGatagaagatcaaagaagaagtctAAATCATACAGCGGGACAACCCATAAGCGAGAAAAATTAGACACCAGCCCTTTGCCCGTAGGATTAGCTTGCCTTCTGGTTGAAGATTGTTGAAACGCTTGGAGTGTTGCAAAGATACAAAGGAGGAATCTTTTTAGTTTGTAACCTATCATGGATTCAGTATATAATACACTTTGTTTTGGGtcagttattttatttatttatgtttttgttgttctataaaagtataaaactatAACTACTGAAGTATATAGTgtacatataaataatttatctgccatcaaaactcaaaagattcAATATT
Coding sequences within:
- the LOC104740120 gene encoding E3 ubiquitin-protein ligase SPL1-like; this encodes MESLLVEVAVFFSCTGVGYYLFGRKIRRRADYLDNITRVRDLNRLDDELLAKNTTSLLVVVSGRVGSAAALNCKNNGLLGVLVKEQAKVDCKIELEDGSLVKTSLNFLLRQEETPWYLEDNTGHQVNVLGVEDAVGFHGIFNRYPFDMPASELFEGVVLPQGTKVLEHNCHGRALNIGTYLTFVGKAVKDKAGNLVIQGPKGRSLRVFKGEGSFESMVDKLKSKSEACMMMGKIFGIYKKELLEELDRRSKKKSKSYSGTTHKREKLDTSPLPVGLACLLVEDC